A region of the Streptomyces sp. NBC_00442 genome:
GAACCCGCATCTCACCAGCACCCTCAGCGGCCACCAGGTCCTGATCACCCTCATCCTCGTCGCGCTGCTCGGCGCCGTCTTCCTCAAGGGATTCAGCGAGGCCATCGGCGTCGCCGTCGTCCTGGTGTTCTCCTACCTCGCGCTCAACGTCGTCGTGATCGGGGACGGCATCTGGAAGGTGATCTCGCAGCCGCACGTCATCGGAGACTGGTCCAAGGCGCTGACGGCCGAGCACAGCAACCCGTTCATGATGATCGCGATCGCGCTCGTCGTCTTCCCCAAGCTCGCGCTCGGCATGTCCGGATTCGAGACGGGTGTCGCGGTCATGCCGCACGTCCAGGGCGACCCGGGCGACAGTCCTGACAAGCCGGCCGGGCGGATCCGGGGCACGAAGAAGCTGCTGACGACCGCCGCCGTGATCATGAGCGTCTTCCTGATCACCAGCAGCTTCATCACGACCCTGCTCATCCCGGCCGACCAGTTCAAACCGGGCGGCGCGGCCAACGGGCGCGCCCTTGCCTACCTCGCCCACGAACAGCTCGGCTCCGCCTTCGGCACGGTCTACGACGTCTCCACGATTTTGATCCTGTGGTTCGCGGGCGCCTCTGCGATGGCGGGCCTGTTGAACCTGATGCCCCGCTATCTGCCCCGCTACGGCATGGCCCCGCACTGGGCGCGGGCCCTGCGCCCGATGGTCATCGTGTTCACCCTGATCGCCTTCCTGGTGACCTGGCTGTTCGACGCAAGCGTGGACGCGCAGGGCGGTGCGTACGCCACGGGTGTGCTCGTGCTCATCACCTCGGCGGCCGTCGCCGTGACCATCGCGGCGCGCCGCGCGGGCCAGCGCGGCTGGACCATCGGCTTCGGCGTCATCGCGGCCGTGCTCCTGTACACGACCGCCGTCAACGTGGCGGAGCGGCCCGACGGCGTGAAGATCGGTGCCTGCTTCATCGCCGGCATCATGGCCCTCTCCCTTCTCTCCCGCCTGGCCCGCGTCTTCGAATTGCGCGTCACGGACGTGGAGTTGGACGACGGCGCCCAGCGGCTCATTCACGACGCCGCGCAGGGCACGATCCGCTTCGTCGCCAACGAGCCCGACAGCCGGGACGAGGCCGAGTACTGGGACAAGGTCGAGCAGATCCGTGCCGACAACGACATCCCGTCCGACGACGACGTCCTGTTCGTCGAGGTCACCGTCCTGGACGCGTCCGAGTTCGAATCGGGCCTCCGGGTACGGGGCGAGGTGCTGCACGGCCGCTACCGCGTCCTGACCCTGGAGAGTTCCAGCATCCCCAACGCCCTCGCCGCCCTCCTGCTGTACGTACGGGACGCTACGGGCCAGCGCCCCCACATCTACTTCGAGTGGACCGAGGGCAACCCGATGACCAACTTCCTGCGCTTCTTCCTCTTCGGTCAGGGCGAGGTCGCCCCGGTCACCCGCGAGGTCATCCGGGAGGCCGAACCGGACCGCTCCCGCCGCCCCCACGTCCACGCCGGCTGACGGGCTTTCCGGGGGCGCG
Encoded here:
- a CDS encoding amino acid transporter; translated protein: MATPARTSRLRAWLLEGLTDRPRQQSAPDTEHPGRPWWRVMCLTGLDYFSTLGYQPGIAALAAGLLSPLATIVLVILTLFGALPVYRRVAEESPHGEGSIAMLERLLSFWKGKLFVLTLLGFAATDFLITITLSAADATAHLVENPHLTSTLSGHQVLITLILVALLGAVFLKGFSEAIGVAVVLVFSYLALNVVVIGDGIWKVISQPHVIGDWSKALTAEHSNPFMMIAIALVVFPKLALGMSGFETGVAVMPHVQGDPGDSPDKPAGRIRGTKKLLTTAAVIMSVFLITSSFITTLLIPADQFKPGGAANGRALAYLAHEQLGSAFGTVYDVSTILILWFAGASAMAGLLNLMPRYLPRYGMAPHWARALRPMVIVFTLIAFLVTWLFDASVDAQGGAYATGVLVLITSAAVAVTIAARRAGQRGWTIGFGVIAAVLLYTTAVNVAERPDGVKIGACFIAGIMALSLLSRLARVFELRVTDVELDDGAQRLIHDAAQGTIRFVANEPDSRDEAEYWDKVEQIRADNDIPSDDDVLFVEVTVLDASEFESGLRVRGEVLHGRYRVLTLESSSIPNALAALLLYVRDATGQRPHIYFEWTEGNPMTNFLRFFLFGQGEVAPVTREVIREAEPDRSRRPHVHAG